The Rhipicephalus microplus isolate Deutch F79 chromosome 4, USDA_Rmic, whole genome shotgun sequence sequence TACCGGGACGCTAGGATCTTACTTACGGCTTTCGGAGGGTTTTTGTTTTCGTCAGCTTGTACAGTCAGTCTTCCGCAGTCAAATTGGTGTTTACCCTGGCTACCCGGTCCTCGCATTTATGTAGTTCATTTCTTATTGATCCAATAAGGTTTTCGTTTTGATAGTTAGCAGTCTTGAACTTCTGTTTTTTCGATATCAATCGTTGCAAGGCGTAGACTTACCAGTCTTGCAGATACATGCCTTTTCATATAATGTTTGTTCTAAGAAGAATACAAGAGCAAGAAGAAAAATTAGGCTTTTTGATTTTTTTACAAACTTAAACCTATACTTATTATATTATCAAGGATGTCACTCGGTCGACCACCCTTCATAGACCTCCTGTCAAATTTAACCCATGGAAAACAATAAGGTACCAAAGCTACGCGATGTAAATTATCATACTTGACAAACAAAGATATTGTACTTGCTAAGACACGTTACCAGTCTATTTGATTGGGGTTCATCATTCATACGGCTATAGCGAACCACAAGAAGGACGCACACACACTAGCAcagacacacactcacacacaacgCCAGTGTGCAGCGCCAAAAtgcagaaaagtggatgaaccaAAACTTTCGCGAACACACAACGAATATTTGCAAACAGGCGCAACTTCGTGGTATCAATTTGAAGAAGTCAAGCTGTAAATGTACATTTTTCCAAAAAAGCTGACCGAAATATGTGGGAAGCGTCGATCAGAGAGCGTTCTTTGTGTCCCAACCACTGCAATATATTTAGCATAAGTCTTTTTATTCGAGCATCACAAGTACCTATCATTGCAGGCGTTGTGGAGGAACTCGAGCTCGCTTTTGCTAAATGCATGAGTACCTACTCAGCGGTAGTGCGATGCGTCGATGAGACCAAAGTCCTTGGAGGTGACACACCAGTTAGGGAGTTCAGGAGGCGACAATCAAATGGCGTTTTTGTCACCACAACCACTGCTACCACATGATACCGATCAGGCGGTGGCCCTTCCTTAAATTCTCAATTTCGGTGAGTAGATCAGGTGCAGCAGCGGTAGGGCTGCAATAGGCAATCAATGCGAATGCGAACAGGAACAATAGCGCCTCTTCCTAAACGCACGAGCAACATTCAACGGTAGCTTGATGCGCCGATGGGAAGAAACGTTTGCAGCAGTGTTCAACATGAGCATATGAGCGTAAACACGAATTATCGATTAGAGCGCTTTGCAAAGTATTCTAGACAGTGGAGAAAAGGAACTCCGAGATGAACTCGGGGATAAGGCGTACCCTTGGTGATCATTCCAATTGGGCCACGAAGACAGCAAATGCACCGCTGAGATGAAGGACTTTTATTCAAATTGCGTGTGAATGTGGGAGGTCTCCAGTAGCTCtccactagaaacgccagaggagagctactagtagaattcgcagaacgcaataatttgcggattttgaataccttccaccgaaaacgagaaaaccgcaagtggacatggaggagccctaatggcgaaaataagaacgaaatagactttataatgactgcacactcacggatcgtgcaggatgtggaagtggttggcaaggtacgatgcagtgaccatagaatggtacggtctctaattcgcctagacttgaagaaggaacgacagaaactgatacgcaagaagccaatcaatgagctagcactgagagggaaagtacagaaattcagagtgtcgctgcagaacaggtactcggctctcagtgaggaaaccaaccttcgcgtagatacaatgaatgataatctgacgagtatcattacggagtgtgcagtggaagttggaggcagggtagtcagacaggacactggcaagctctcccaggaaacgaagaacctaattaagaagcgtcaaatcatgaacgtgtcaagtacaacagacaaaatagaactggcagtgctttcgaagttgattagtagacgtaaagtatgcgatgtaagaaggtataacatggagagaattgaacacgctctgaaaaacggaggaaacgtcaaagcagtgaagaggaaacttgggataggcaaaagtcggatgtatgcactaagggacaaagaaggcaaaataactaccaatatggatagaatagttaaaatagtggaggagttttacagagatctgtacagtagccgagacaaccacgaccttaatactataagaactagcagtaacccagatgacaccccaccagtaatgatagaagaagtcagaaaagctttggagagcatgcaaagaggcaaagctgctggtgaggatcaggtaacatcagacctgctgaaagatggaggacagattgtgttagaaaaactagccaccctgtttacgaggtgtctcctgacgggaagggtaccagagtcttggaagaacgctaacatcatcttaatacataagaaaggagatgacaaggacttgaagaattacaggccgatcagcttgctctctgtactatgcaagatatttacaaaggtaattgctaacagagtaaagaaaacattagaattcaatctaccaaaggaacaagcaggaaggatttcgaacaggctactcaacaattgaccacattcatactatcaatcaggtaatagagaaatgctcagagtataaccaaccactatacatagccttcatagattacgagaaggcgtttgattcagtagaaatatcagccgtcatgcagacactgcggaatcagggcgtagatgaagtatatataaacattctggaagacatctacaggggatcaactgctaccatagtgcttcataaagaaagcaacagaataccaatcaagaagggtgtaaggcagggggacacaatctccccaatgctatttaccgtgtgcttacaggaggttttcagaagcctagaatgggaacagttagggataagaggtaatggagaataccttagtaacttgcgcttcgccgatgacattgcattgctgagtaactcaggggaccaattgcaactcatgattacggagttagacaaggagagcagaaaggtaggtcttaaaataatctgcagaaaacgaaagtaatgtacaacaacctcggaaaggagcagcacttcgagataggtaatagtggacttgaagttgtaaaagactatgtctacttagggcaggtaataaccccagagccgaaccacgagattgaagtaactagaagaataagaatggggtggagcacattcggcaaacactctcaaattatgacaggtagattgccactatccctcaagaggaaggtatataacagctgtatcttgccggtacttagctacggagcagaaacctggagacttacaaagagggttcagcttaaattgaggttgacgcagcgagcaatggaaagaaaaatggtaggtgtaaccttaagagacaagaagagagcagaggagtggattaggggacaaacgggggttaaggatatcataattgaaataaagaagaggaaatggacatgggccgggcatgtagcacgtagacaggataaccgctggtcattaagggtaactaactggattcccagagaagggaagtgggttagggggagacagaaggttaggtgggcagatgagattaagaagtttgcgggtataaattggcagcagcaagcacaggaccgggttaactggcggaacatgggagaggcccttgtcctgcagtggatgtagtcaggatgatgatgatgatgctgatgatgatgatgattcaaaTTGCGTGTACATCAAGCTAAAGGTGCATTATTCCCTGATGGTTCTCCCACGAAGAGGCGAGCTGTTTCGAGGGAGAGCGAGAAAGGTAAAAGAACGGCAGGGATGTCAAGCCGAGGAAGCATCCCGTTCACCAGCTCCGGTTTCTGAACCAGTACTTCAGAAGGATAAAGAATGTGTGAAAGAGTGAAGTGAAGGAGAAGACTGTGGGATGATCGACACTACATGAGACTATACCACCAGTCGTTCAAATACGACACATCAATATTGTCTGCGAAGAGTCACGATTCGTCATTCAGTGCGGATTCTCGAAAAAAGCTTAACAACGACTGTAGAGCAGCTCGTGTACAAGACCGGGCACGCCAGTTCCCTTTCATTAATTACGTCGCCTTTGGGAGGGCTGTTCTCTAGCGGGCCTAGTGTGGCTGAGAGGGCTGCTCTTTATAggattcaaaaaagaaagaaaggcacatCAGCAGAGAAGGTGCGCAGTAGCGTGACTGTACTCGCAGAGTTTACTGATTGGGCTGTCACCAACCGGGTATATACTgaagggaactctggcactaccTATGCGTATTTACAAGTTGATATTAGAATAGGGCAACCACGCACGCGGGAGGGGTGCGAATCTGATGTTATGTCTACACCCCCATGGTCTGCCCTGTCTAAAACTGGGCTTTACCAGCAGTCCCAAATTTTCTTGCAGTTCGCACTTAATGAACAACTGGgctgaattcacaaagctttctctttggctacgcattttcttagccaaaagttctcttatctggagggattactatagtgcgggtatgaatttaacttattcggcgcttaagagggcaaggaggacacacgatagccgatgaaacgacaaggaaagaaagaagtgcgtgccgataatatcaaggtagcacgcaaagcgtctagcatcgagagtatacgatgatagccaatgatttgctgcatctaagtttcagtttcgcgagcgtctgctacagcgcttacgggatgccgcgtacgttgtaatagacgttttggtgggctgtgcaaagccaagcactcgcctttaattaacgactgtagctaaaaaaaataattgctcgatggccttaagccaccgagcaatccatgcactatctcgccaagtacaagtaaacaacactccaggtgtaccacataaatgaaaccacacataaatcgatgcatgcaatgtttgaaaataagcctcgaatgtcttcccctatttaacgcgaccagttaccttacattttattgaagctgcgctgctacttaactaattcggtgcaatctagcacggtatagtggtgaacgtaagggtgttttgtacctatagtcaaaggtagcctttgttacaatattcttattacaagacacatgagcgactttggtgcctgcaggcgaattgtgcggaaatagataacagcagtaatcagatgaaattgtgagcgcaatttcgctggttccatgcaccacagcatttttataaagcgggaatgcgagaacgtgcatacgcttacgcttaggtatatgtctacgtaaaatgagggagactcgtcgggaggtgtctcagtgctaatgcttttcacaaaacacggtgcaaatatttcgcccagcgttgtttgagtgcgcaaacgaagcaagggacgtgtatacgagtcttgaggtcgagagacgttatcacacgtgcgaaaaggatgaaaagagagagagagagactctcgtttcggcttcgcgaaagcttgaaattgatagataataaaaacaattttctggcccagcagacgtcagggaaagtctctgcaaagcagggtcagatgctcggagagcataaaaaagtggagtacgcgttatatgggagtgacagccactcagaaagcgagatgaagtgtgactgtctttaggtgtgagaatcaatgctaattaagagagttgagttaatgagccaaaactttcctaaataacgataatggaagcaaactgagcattcatctagtgaaagtgacactagtgacagtgaactcataatagttgattagcgttgtcacaggccgatatatatttttattttcttatctatatttggcaaactatgagaaggtagcgtacgttagagccggctatcccaataTCATGACAGTattgtacaagaataaatagtgCACCggtatacagtcacacgtggcggtttctatcttctagtaaccttgggaaaacgcattctaactattttttctattgttgacaaagtttcacgggacgtttttgcatttggcttcactcgaaagaatgacgatatatcagcaacagggcgaacacaagcactgctgcagtggacgagcggttacagcgctcaactataATCTAgaaggtacttggttcgattcgcagaatccctgagcacttttttttccaagaggttgcccggcctgacattatgcgtggtggcgggtactagttttttgagaagtaggctttcacacttgcttctttcactccccttttgacccaaaagcgctgtactgtgctccttcaaaaattaaacaattcagggttcataattttctcctccatcctctcttatcgcaaaagtgtccagtgctgaaataccaatatcatacccggtatattacttttcacgtgtttggatattcgaccagcaatcagtcttcacggtgttttgaagaaaatctacacatgcagtgagctaactgcttgcagccaagttgactgcctttgtagggacacgctttcgtgctaatttggtgggcatcatcacatgcagcaagaccaaagagcacggacagttagagctgacgcaaacagagtgattagtttgtgtcttctctctcgctatttgtcatgctgcacacttcagtgtaatgtcgctgtcaatggttaaagtgaactatagcagttatcgagttctgctgagagggtccccaaTTGTCCttaatggaacagaacaatggcaatttgatttgtgtgataaagagataccccgcttttggttactagaataagtttctaaactgaagtttcttttttattaacaacagttccagtgcagatgaaaggtgcatggacaaaatttgtgtattcagcttgactaggtttgtgaccttaattgtaattgcgaaccggtatcacagtatgcataaatatcacacacatatacaaccacgggagatagcttgcttattctgaataaaattgaaaggttgaaatcgacatattcaaccaacgcaatgtgtacgagatatgccatgtagagtagctatgctcgaaactaatcttcgcaggttcgttccattttacccaatttcttgcccatgactgtaggttggtaaatgaaacttcttcgaacacacatattctgtgtaaggttccattcatttttatgcagtacaaaacgaattgaaatgtataatggctcaaaagagaaataactaggaacaaattcagccaaatcattaccaaacttactcaccaatgataaacggattctcatttaaaagatacatacatacatacataaatacatacatacatacatacatacatacatacatacatacatacatacatacatacatacatacatacatacatacatacatacatacatacatacatacatacatacatacatacatacatacatatatgcacacacacatatacatatgtacacccatacatacatacatacacacactcaggtgtaaatattaaaatgaatggctataaaacaacaattctaatacactcattttgaatatactacagaaagtaacttacgagagaaatccaccggcactgttatgtctgaacatggtgtttctcgaaccatctcgcaaaagcttgatgcatagttctccgctgctgcccagtgacaagcagtttttttaaaaaacacaagaataaagcccttcaCAATAtcttgctaaagaaaagggctgtgcatcaatattttgtacatgtctgcaatatcactctttttatttacatagcttggctcattcacaacccactaacaaagcatgttaggacacttgggctgaaagttggcacagcgcgagtaaattctagacaatacatgaaaaatacaattattagctactaagctccttggtgcaaacagtgtttatattgacagctataagtgccatttcgtttccccaaaacacttctcaaaagtagaatcaactttatttagctaaaagtttctattctgacgtgtcgtggtggctcaacggtggaagtgactcttttggccaagaaaacaaagaccaattatttttccagttcgtgaattcaccccataataacattgaggcagctggtaggagtgaaatgggtcatattctgtgattcgaaggcagcgcttcagagtttgcagtctgccacgcgtaggaggagccatgaccaactggtacaagaaataagacattgccatcatgaagctctagcacgagggcatgatattatatttcaatggctgcctggacatatcggtattaccggaaatgaactagccgatgatgcagcccgctcagcccatgaagaaacccgtgtagtcccgattcctctaccaaggaatgatgcagcaagacaactttacctgctggctcgagatctcacacgcacgttctggtcgtctaccagcttccaaaggtgtcaattttatgaactggatccttcgctaaagctaaagctaccatcacaactttcccgctccgatgcgacactgttatgccgcctttggttgggtgttgcattcacaaaggtgtactcctttcgcattggtatggcagacactcctacatgcgactactgcggagatgaagagaccatcgaacacgtcctctgcagctgcgcttgctacgacacacagcgatgccagctacggatggttttgaatcgacttgaccccggaccattttgtgtgcagaagatactaggaccttgggcatctgcctcagttgcgcagaaagcaactaaagcactgcttctttaccttaagtcaacaaacctgagcgaccgcctgtgaactgtgtgtgctcaccgagtgtgctcgtgattgtgtgtaccttctcatctttctgcaacctcttttctcccttttatcccttccccagtgcagggtagcaaaccggatgtgcgtctggttaacctccctgcctttccttgtatctttatctctctctctctctctggtaggagtgcttttggagagaggaaaccaccacattcccaccagttgtggccttgggtagctacttcacttggacaaaaatgatgctaaacactcctcaagaagacttcaaagtttgggcatcaacacagttcccatacagctgtctattagtctgcttgaaaaatattgagtttactggtgggcaaagactgtacactatgtgaggtgatgctccagtgcactgcatgtatgtcttgctgctggcctcaactgcgatgttgctcagcacatatgtgtaaaataacaactaatactatgccactgcaaagtaattatgtgttatttgcatgaaacagggaccacaataaaagaacataacaacatttgccttcacaaagttcaataaatgtaaatatattttcacagagttttcacagttcatctgtggatagtaatattggttgtaaacacattcgtacttccactaacaaaccatTTTAAGAGGCCAggttcaatattagagtataccagcacttttgtagggctaaacaattgtagaggcacctagaaaaacacaagtgaatgcatgctatagctacatataaaaataaatacctttatttctagtctgagtagagctgcatagataataagtcacttgcattacattatgaacaaacctatccgagcaaagtatacatttaaaaagttacacttacacagtagataagtagactgttgaaggacggataggcagtgggataatacccaagcactaaaatctactgttaagatatactaggagtagtgatgatcctcttccttccaaataaaataattcacatagattcacttcccagagcttatacactcatggcatcattggtgctatacaaatgagtgtacactgaaggattacatcgactaagtacatggttactgcatccatggctttacttcttgtactacaaagaatgcaaacacagttaccattggcgaccatagatgctgtgatttctggcatgtaaatgtagaggcacgcaggcacttaacacacatgttaaaaacttcagctcaaaaatatttgcccactaacactacagcagactttaaattagtgtcatagtttggtatcttccatgcaaaatataaataatttcgaatgcaagcaaatgaactgctgaataatgcactgctaagaagttaagcagcagctgctcctgacatcacaatgtgctctttctgctgttgtaaactttgagcaggagaacagtcactggcagtccctttatacttgttggtcttctgtgctctgttcttgatacactgttcatgaccgtggagcaccgaaccccttgttactgctggaattTGGAAAAATACAGaacattgttacaaccatgctacatgcaagagtgtatagttgtcaattatgtgctcatatttacagatattgtattttcagaagccaatgacaagcctcaacacacacacacgcaaatagtgaacactgaaaatatatttaatatgatacaagagcaaaactacaatgttatagatgaagacatgaaacttctgacaggcataaaaagccaatagagtttcttctatttcgactttacactaggtgcgagaagtagaccacaaataagttcactaagaaacacaagttagactgcattacaacacaacagccaatgttcgtaattttaaggctgtctaacataaccagctcaccataccgcatataggagcaaatgggcagtctagaagacacaaagaacttgtggattatgagtgtgcttgttgctgacatctattattctaaatgaagaaaacctttcaaaattgcacttcatcaggggaaataatcatacgcaacaaacacaacgggctcctacaggtgccaccaacactcaccattattgttgataccagtgtcttgccgggtggatatgctgcgtcctg is a genomic window containing:
- the LOC142814498 gene encoding uncharacterized protein LOC142814498 isoform X1; amino-acid sequence: MWRGSMHGSLIWKDCNLLGSFKGTKLPNGWLQAYFSSRAMQLAHMQSKSWSAPLVFYAGRSISTRQDTGINNNAVTRGSVLHGHEQCIKNRAQKTNKYKGTASDCSPAQSLQQQKEHIVMSGAAAA
- the LOC142814498 gene encoding uncharacterized protein LOC142814498 isoform X2, which codes for MWRGSMHGSLIWKDCNLLGSFKGTKLPNGWLQGRSISTRQDTGINNNAVTRGSVLHGHEQCIKNRAQKTNKYKGTASDCSPAQSLQQQKEHIVMSGAAAA